From the genome of Thermogutta terrifontis, one region includes:
- a CDS encoding Gldg family protein, whose protein sequence is MNTKVLLAVAKRNFISYFASPIAYLFICVFVALSTVAAFWPNEFFDANLANLDQLNKWFPYVMLVFIPAITMGIWADERRQGTDELLLTMPATDWEVVLGKFFAAVAIFTVSLVFSFICNYAVLRSLGNPDFGLFVATYLGYWLMGLAMLGIGMVASFFTANLTVAYILGVLLNAPAVFLSSADVIMRQDLAIRAKAWSIAEQFANFGRGLITLSGLAYFVFIAAVTLYVAMVLIGRRHWPTGESRLPSGLFFAVLHLAWLGSFALLGSILASKLGGSTLWIIGLVIGYLILHAALLYIWQQFPRKETITPIHFVAPGAQVVTIIAGAVVAILWGEKLSSGWVFWTLMAILIALHVLFFVGWATFPRAVALMPAHFTLRTLALAAASLGLVAVLQAADVRVDITNERISSLSPHTLQILRSLDPKHVVQIEAFISPEVPESYIQTRANLINLLKEFEARAKNVRVRINNTELFTAEAQRAAERFNITPQRVFALQQGRWTEHRIFMGVAFICGLERVVVPFIDRDIPVEYELIRSIATVTQQKRKRVGILTTDAQLFGQFSFQGGEERWPIVDELQKQYEVVRVEPADLVTNDEECEKAGMKVLGLADASESKIIERGRELLGLNVPTDKLTDQQKEQCKAKVKEEAMKLGRWDVLLAVQPSTLAPEDMDRFIAAISYGQPTVVFEDPMPLFASNVAGTGQERRPPQQMMMFGMRPLPKGDITKLWRKLGIDFTANEIVWQRYNPYPKFQLFEENPEFVFVNWSCGAEEPFNRQIPAVGGLQQVLFPFPGAITRLNSSTMKFTPLVRTGRVTGLINYDDIFRMDFLTGTRELNRNREFRPTRTEYILAAAIEGKLPEMKITKTESSSNSDQNSEKVEEIPNKQHDFKVVLVSDIDMLHETFFRLRQRQDLPGLDVKLSFDNVTMVLNLIDWVAGDDRFIDIRNRRPKHRTLTTIERATEAARARAAEERQKLQEAYNKIEREEREKLEQSIKKLEEDMKKQNISLDEILRRVAIAQQQGERRLNARMEEERQKRDRALERIETELSLYVRRLQNFYKMVSVIIPPLFPLGLAVIVFIWRRAKEMEGIPDIRRVRRSSTTQTASSAVVTSSEKG, encoded by the coding sequence ATGAATACGAAAGTCTTGCTGGCCGTTGCTAAACGGAATTTCATCAGTTATTTTGCCAGTCCAATTGCCTACCTCTTTATCTGCGTGTTCGTCGCTCTGAGCACCGTGGCCGCTTTCTGGCCCAATGAGTTTTTCGATGCCAACCTGGCCAATCTCGATCAGCTCAATAAATGGTTTCCCTACGTAATGCTGGTCTTCATTCCGGCTATCACGATGGGCATCTGGGCGGATGAGCGCCGCCAGGGGACAGATGAACTCCTCCTCACGATGCCCGCAACAGATTGGGAAGTAGTACTCGGCAAGTTTTTCGCCGCAGTAGCAATTTTTACTGTGTCGCTGGTCTTTTCGTTCATTTGCAATTACGCCGTGTTGCGGAGTCTGGGCAACCCGGATTTCGGCCTGTTCGTGGCAACCTACCTGGGCTACTGGCTGATGGGTCTGGCCATGCTGGGGATCGGCATGGTGGCCTCGTTTTTTACAGCCAATCTTACAGTGGCGTATATCCTGGGCGTGCTGCTCAACGCACCTGCCGTCTTTTTGTCCTCAGCGGACGTGATCATGCGTCAGGACCTCGCCATCCGGGCTAAAGCGTGGAGCATCGCCGAGCAGTTCGCCAACTTTGGACGCGGCCTCATTACGCTTTCCGGCCTGGCGTATTTCGTCTTTATTGCCGCTGTAACACTCTACGTGGCCATGGTCCTGATCGGCCGGCGGCACTGGCCGACAGGGGAGTCTCGATTGCCTTCCGGACTGTTCTTCGCGGTGCTGCATCTTGCCTGGCTGGGGAGCTTCGCACTGTTGGGGAGTATCCTTGCCAGCAAATTGGGCGGCTCCACACTCTGGATAATTGGTCTTGTAATTGGTTATCTGATTCTGCACGCCGCGCTCCTCTACATCTGGCAGCAATTCCCAAGGAAGGAAACGATCACGCCCATCCACTTTGTGGCGCCCGGCGCGCAGGTGGTCACGATCATCGCGGGCGCTGTTGTGGCTATCCTTTGGGGAGAGAAGCTCAGCTCTGGCTGGGTCTTCTGGACGCTCATGGCGATTCTGATTGCTCTCCATGTGCTTTTCTTTGTGGGTTGGGCCACTTTCCCTCGCGCCGTCGCGCTGATGCCCGCCCACTTCACACTGCGGACGCTCGCCCTGGCAGCGGCGAGTTTGGGTTTGGTGGCTGTTCTTCAGGCGGCTGATGTGCGCGTGGACATTACCAATGAAAGGATCAGTTCGCTGTCGCCGCATACGCTTCAGATTCTTCGCTCGCTGGATCCCAAGCATGTTGTCCAGATTGAAGCCTTTATCAGTCCTGAGGTTCCCGAGTCGTACATACAGACGCGTGCGAACCTCATCAATTTGCTGAAAGAATTCGAAGCCAGGGCCAAAAACGTTCGTGTGAGAATCAATAACACGGAACTGTTCACAGCGGAAGCCCAACGGGCAGCGGAGCGATTCAACATCACACCGCAACGTGTGTTCGCCCTGCAGCAGGGCCGGTGGACCGAACACAGGATCTTTATGGGCGTGGCCTTCATATGCGGTTTAGAGAGAGTTGTCGTCCCCTTTATCGATCGAGACATTCCCGTGGAATATGAATTGATCCGGTCCATCGCCACGGTCACGCAGCAAAAGCGAAAACGGGTGGGTATCCTGACGACAGATGCCCAACTTTTCGGACAGTTCAGTTTCCAGGGCGGAGAGGAGCGCTGGCCCATTGTGGACGAACTTCAGAAGCAGTACGAGGTCGTGCGGGTCGAACCCGCGGACCTTGTGACGAACGACGAAGAGTGCGAAAAGGCGGGCATGAAGGTGCTGGGCCTTGCTGATGCCAGCGAGAGCAAAATCATTGAACGTGGACGGGAACTCCTCGGCCTGAATGTCCCGACCGACAAGCTTACAGACCAGCAAAAAGAGCAGTGTAAGGCCAAAGTTAAAGAGGAAGCAATGAAGCTGGGACGGTGGGACGTCCTCCTGGCTGTGCAGCCCAGCACGCTTGCGCCAGAGGACATGGACCGATTCATCGCGGCCATCAGTTACGGCCAGCCCACCGTCGTCTTTGAAGATCCGATGCCCTTATTTGCGTCCAACGTGGCGGGCACGGGTCAGGAACGGCGGCCGCCGCAGCAGATGATGATGTTCGGGATGCGGCCCTTGCCGAAAGGTGATATCACCAAATTGTGGCGGAAGCTGGGAATCGATTTCACAGCCAATGAGATTGTCTGGCAGAGGTACAATCCTTATCCGAAATTCCAGCTCTTCGAAGAGAACCCTGAGTTCGTCTTCGTCAACTGGAGCTGCGGTGCGGAGGAACCGTTCAACCGACAAATTCCGGCGGTGGGTGGACTGCAACAGGTTCTGTTCCCGTTCCCCGGAGCAATCACAAGGCTCAACAGCTCCACGATGAAGTTCACCCCCCTGGTGCGAACCGGCCGTGTGACCGGTCTCATCAACTACGATGACATTTTCCGAATGGACTTTCTCACCGGCACGCGGGAGCTCAATCGAAATCGCGAATTTCGCCCCACCCGTACCGAATACATCCTGGCGGCCGCCATCGAAGGCAAACTGCCAGAAATGAAGATTACCAAGACCGAAAGCAGTTCCAACAGCGACCAGAATTCCGAGAAAGTTGAAGAAATTCCCAATAAACAACATGACTTCAAAGTTGTGCTGGTCTCGGATATTGATATGCTTCACGAGACGTTTTTCCGCCTTCGCCAGCGTCAGGACCTGCCCGGTCTCGATGTTAAGCTTAGCTTCGACAACGTCACCATGGTGCTGAACCTCATCGACTGGGTGGCGGGAGACGATCGATTTATTGATATCCGTAATCGACGCCCCAAACATCGCACCCTGACCACCATCGAGCGGGCAACCGAAGCGGCTCGGGCTCGCGCGGCCGAGGAACGCCAGAAACTTCAGGAGGCATACAACAAAATCGAGCGAGAAGAAAGGGAAAAGCTCGAACAAAGTATTAAGAAGCTCGAAGAGGACATGAAGAAACAAAATATCAGTCTGGACGAGATTCTCAGGCGCGTCGCGATAGCTCAGCAGCAGGGCGAGCGGCGCCTGAATGCGCGAATGGAAGAAGAACGACAAAAGCGGGACCGTGCCCTGGAACGTATCGAAACCGAGCTCAGCCTTTACGTGCGACGTTTGCAGAACTTCTACAAGATGGTCTCCGTGATCATCCCGCCCCTTTTCCCGCTGGGGCTCGCCGTCATCGTGTTCATCTGGAGACGGGCCAAGGAAATGGAGGGAATTCCCGATATTCGGCGGGTGCGGCGATCCTCGACCACCCAGACCGCCAGCAGTGCCGTAGTCACGAGCTCCGAAAAAGGCTGA
- a CDS encoding ABC transporter ATP-binding protein translates to MKKDGRLMIEADGLCKYYGDFAAIENVTFQIREGEVVAFLGPNGAGKSTTMKLLTGYLAPSAGTARIAGYDMTTEERLEGARHLGYLPENGPLYADMTPIGLLQFFAEARGIPPAQRQQRISEVVELCGLEGVLRKPIGKLSRGYRQRVGMAQVLLHRPDVLILDEPTAGLDPNQIHEVRETIRRLMGERKTILLSTHILQEVEAMATRILFINEGRLIYDGPVEDVIRTGKRLDEWFRELSMGQQVAV, encoded by the coding sequence ATGAAGAAAGATGGTCGGTTGATGATTGAGGCAGATGGCCTCTGTAAGTACTACGGAGACTTTGCTGCCATTGAGAATGTCACGTTCCAAATTCGCGAGGGAGAGGTGGTGGCTTTCCTGGGGCCAAACGGAGCCGGGAAAAGCACCACCATGAAACTGCTGACCGGCTATCTGGCTCCGAGTGCCGGGACTGCCCGGATCGCCGGCTACGACATGACGACTGAGGAGCGATTGGAGGGAGCCCGGCACCTCGGGTATCTCCCTGAAAACGGTCCGCTTTACGCGGACATGACCCCCATCGGGTTGCTTCAGTTTTTCGCGGAAGCCCGGGGAATCCCGCCCGCCCAGCGGCAGCAGCGCATTTCGGAGGTGGTGGAGTTGTGCGGCCTGGAAGGCGTGTTGCGGAAACCGATCGGGAAGCTGTCGCGTGGGTATCGGCAGCGGGTAGGAATGGCCCAGGTGCTCCTTCATCGGCCGGATGTCCTCATTCTCGACGAACCCACTGCGGGACTTGATCCCAATCAGATTCACGAGGTTCGGGAAACGATCCGCCGCCTGATGGGAGAGCGGAAGACGATTCTGCTTTCCACCCATATTCTCCAAGAGGTGGAAGCCATGGCCACCAGAATTCTGTTTATCAACGAAGGCCGACTGATCTACGATGGGCCAGTTGAGGATGTCATTCGTACCGGCAAGCGACTGGACGAATGGTTCAGGGAACTGTCAATGGGTCAACAAGTCGCTGTTTAA
- a CDS encoding Gfo/Idh/MocA family protein, producing the protein MNKPDRLSRRSFLDRTALLGGAGMMVPTFIPGAVLGEGGTSGASEKVRVGLIGCGGMGQANLANTAQHPDVVVAAAADPWESRLDAVLKKYPGCKGFKDYRELLDQKDVDAVIIASPPHWHCLHAIHSCEAGKDIYLQKPMTLHLGESLAVRNAVKKHNRISQIGTQIHASENYRRVVEKIRAGFIGQVSVVRTFNVMNQGPEGVGRDPGTPCPPDLNWELWIGPAPMRPYNRILASSSYYHCSWMDYSGGWTPGMAPHIIDLPIWALDLKYPLRVHCSGGRYIIRDDGDAPDVQEILWQYPNLTMTWMCNLVNSYGFDLHGNPVPQRRLGIYFHGVDGTLYANYTMHQVVPEGDRMKDREPPPASIPPSPGHELEWINCVKTREQPSCSVFYHVRVDVPIVLGNLAYRLGRSLTFDPDSEQIVGDEEAARLAVPVYRKPWRFPEEYLKG; encoded by the coding sequence ATGAACAAGCCTGATCGTTTGTCCCGCCGGAGTTTTCTCGATCGAACAGCCCTCCTGGGCGGCGCAGGAATGATGGTGCCCACCTTCATTCCCGGTGCCGTACTCGGCGAGGGAGGCACCTCGGGCGCCAGTGAAAAAGTGAGGGTTGGCCTCATCGGTTGCGGCGGAATGGGCCAGGCGAACCTCGCAAACACCGCACAGCACCCAGATGTGGTTGTCGCGGCCGCCGCCGATCCGTGGGAGTCCCGTTTAGATGCCGTGCTCAAGAAATACCCCGGTTGCAAAGGTTTTAAAGACTATCGCGAATTGCTGGATCAAAAAGATGTAGATGCCGTGATCATTGCGTCACCACCCCACTGGCATTGTCTTCATGCGATCCACTCTTGCGAAGCCGGCAAAGATATCTACCTGCAAAAACCCATGACGCTCCATCTCGGGGAGAGTCTGGCGGTTCGCAACGCCGTAAAGAAGCACAATCGCATCAGCCAGATCGGCACCCAAATCCACGCATCCGAAAACTACCGTCGTGTGGTGGAAAAGATTCGGGCAGGGTTTATCGGGCAGGTCAGCGTCGTTCGGACGTTTAATGTCATGAACCAGGGGCCGGAAGGAGTGGGACGCGACCCCGGCACTCCGTGCCCCCCAGACCTGAACTGGGAGCTCTGGATCGGCCCGGCGCCCATGCGACCGTACAACCGCATCCTCGCCAGCAGTTCCTACTACCATTGTTCCTGGATGGACTACAGCGGGGGCTGGACACCGGGAATGGCGCCCCACATCATCGACCTCCCCATCTGGGCGCTGGATCTCAAATATCCGCTTCGCGTCCACTGTTCAGGTGGTCGCTACATTATTCGTGACGATGGGGACGCCCCGGATGTTCAGGAAATCCTGTGGCAGTACCCGAACCTGACGATGACCTGGATGTGCAATCTCGTGAACAGCTACGGCTTCGACCTCCACGGGAACCCCGTGCCACAACGTCGTCTGGGCATTTATTTCCATGGAGTGGATGGAACGCTGTACGCCAATTACACGATGCATCAGGTGGTGCCGGAAGGCGATCGCATGAAGGACCGTGAGCCGCCGCCTGCTTCCATCCCGCCCTCGCCTGGACACGAACTGGAATGGATCAATTGCGTGAAAACACGAGAACAGCCATCCTGCAGCGTGTTCTATCACGTTCGCGTGGATGTCCCCATCGTGTTGGGAAATCTCGCGTACCGTTTGGGACGGTCGCTCACCTTCGATCCGGATTCGGAACAAATCGTTGGAGACGAGGAAGCGGCGCGTCTCGCCGTTCCGGTTTATCGAAAGCCGTGGCGTTTCCCGGAGGAGTATCTGAAGGGATAG
- a CDS encoding CRTAC1 family protein: METVTAGLCLFDYDGDGDDDIYFLNGAPLVGCPQKEKPTNKLFRNDGGLHFTDVTAQAGVGDTGYGLGVVAGDYNNDGFLDLFVNNYGRNVLYRNNKDGTFSDVTVEAGVDNGSRVGAGALFLDIDADGWLDLYVGNYIVFDESKHVFHQLTGIPVYGSPEEYPPDKDTLFKNNGDGTFRDVTEISGIGKVAGTSMGMVAGDFDNDGDTDIFVGNDVRANFLFVNDGKGYFIESALERGVAYNGYGDENASMGVDCGDYDNDGWLDLFMSDYQNEWPVLYKNTGNGFFEDVTFSTGAGGRAYPYVNWGVGLVDFDNDGDKDIFIGNGHINDRIGEIDDTTAYRVANAVLRNDGGKFVDVSATAGDLPNLVKSTRGVAFADLDLDGRVDVVILNSQDTADVLRNVTDTDNHWIQIDLRQTGKNCFGVGSRVKVVAGELVQYDEVHAGRGYQSHWGLRLHFGLGSHDRVDRLEVHWHGGGHDIIENIPADQIITVSPGGRWSRSRIRGH, encoded by the coding sequence GTGGAGACGGTGACAGCCGGCCTGTGTCTTTTCGACTACGACGGTGACGGGGATGACGATATTTACTTTCTCAACGGGGCTCCGCTTGTCGGTTGCCCACAAAAGGAAAAACCCACGAACAAATTATTTCGAAATGACGGCGGGCTTCACTTTACTGATGTGACAGCCCAGGCGGGTGTAGGTGATACCGGTTATGGGTTGGGGGTGGTTGCTGGGGATTACAACAACGATGGTTTTCTTGATTTGTTTGTAAATAATTACGGCAGGAATGTTCTATACCGTAACAATAAAGACGGAACGTTTTCTGATGTAACCGTCGAAGCCGGGGTGGACAACGGTTCACGGGTCGGAGCCGGCGCCCTTTTTCTGGACATTGATGCCGATGGATGGCTCGACCTGTACGTGGGTAATTATATTGTGTTCGATGAAAGCAAACACGTTTTCCATCAATTGACAGGTATTCCCGTGTATGGTAGTCCTGAGGAGTATCCCCCTGACAAAGATACCCTTTTTAAGAACAATGGGGACGGAACGTTCCGAGATGTAACGGAGATTTCGGGGATTGGAAAAGTGGCAGGCACAAGCATGGGTATGGTGGCGGGGGATTTCGATAACGATGGCGATACCGATATTTTTGTGGGGAACGATGTTCGAGCTAATTTTCTTTTTGTCAACGATGGTAAGGGGTATTTTATAGAATCGGCTCTGGAGAGGGGTGTTGCCTATAACGGTTACGGCGACGAGAACGCAAGCATGGGAGTTGATTGTGGAGACTATGATAATGATGGTTGGTTGGACCTGTTTATGTCGGACTATCAAAACGAGTGGCCTGTTCTTTATAAAAACACCGGGAACGGATTTTTCGAGGACGTAACATTCAGCACAGGGGCAGGCGGAAGGGCGTATCCGTATGTCAATTGGGGAGTTGGTCTGGTGGATTTTGATAATGATGGCGATAAAGATATCTTTATCGGAAACGGACATATTAATGATAGAATTGGTGAGATAGACGATACGACGGCTTATCGAGTGGCAAATGCTGTTCTCCGCAACGACGGTGGCAAATTTGTGGATGTGAGTGCGACCGCTGGAGATTTGCCGAATCTGGTGAAGTCAACGCGGGGCGTCGCTTTCGCGGACCTGGACCTGGACGGTCGTGTGGATGTCGTTATCCTCAACTCGCAGGATACCGCCGATGTTCTGCGAAATGTGACAGACACAGACAATCACTGGATCCAGATCGACCTCCGTCAAACGGGAAAAAATTGCTTCGGAGTCGGTAGCCGGGTGAAGGTCGTGGCGGGTGAACTTGTTCAGTATGATGAGGTTCACGCTGGTCGGGGATATCAGAGCCACTGGGGGTTACGCCTGCATTTCGGATTGGGTAGCCACGACCGGGTGGATCGTCTCGAAGTCCATTGGCATGGCGGTGGTCACGACATTATCGAAAATATTCCTGCCGATCAGATTATCACCGTCAGTCCGGGCGGCAGATGGTCTCGCTCCCGTATACGGGGCCACTGA
- a CDS encoding DUF4340 domain-containing protein, whose protein sequence is MNNEIKKTLAFIGASSLILVIAWWSHYTPTTNIKTELRGQLLCPNLTDALAATSLEIFEYDPNAVRIKNFKVAQINNRWCIPSHENYPADAKEHLAQAATALIGLKILDVASESPTQDELVMYGVVEPTNDVIKTVTRGVGKRVIFRDSSDKVLADVIIGNKVPDREELRYVRVKGAEPVYVVKLSDDKFSSEFGDWIEKDLLQLNPWDIRDVQLHDYSFDPVTAGITPRSQVVLSYDDLGNPRWKLVRGLIFDLDKGTWTPRELAQDEELDTAKLDGLRTALDDLKIVDVRRKPQGISASLSADGSVKANKETAASLSEAGFFLASAQQFYQIFPMVGQRQIKPGDVEVISSEGEVRVGMKDGVRYLLRFGRVVEGQGESTGSAGVNRYLFVVAEFDPELIPKPELQPLPELPADNAGSPSQPSGQQSTSSSEQKSTITAEQSNEKSSVTSHSGEHSAPADSVQTSPENAQKTAQEAKEETTKPTPDQVKSDASAQGSQQDAQPQKKPEDIKAERERIEKENKRKQDEYQEKLKKGQERVTELNARFADWYYIISDEVYRKIHLGLSDIIKKKEQQTEQKSDQTGEKQPATSETDQKPGEQSPAQSPATPSASKPETGEQQPASGNQPDQQQAPETPAKTGNDAAPSQPAQQQGQSETPRQGGPASTANSSAEQK, encoded by the coding sequence ATGAATAACGAAATTAAAAAAACCCTGGCCTTTATTGGCGCGTCCTCGCTCATTCTCGTTATCGCATGGTGGAGCCATTATACTCCGACAACGAATATAAAAACTGAGTTGAGGGGACAATTACTTTGCCCGAACCTCACCGACGCCCTCGCGGCCACTAGTCTGGAAATCTTCGAGTACGATCCCAACGCAGTGCGGATCAAGAATTTCAAGGTTGCCCAGATCAACAACCGCTGGTGTATTCCCAGCCACGAAAATTATCCTGCCGATGCGAAAGAGCATCTGGCCCAGGCGGCTACTGCCCTTATCGGTCTGAAGATTCTGGATGTGGCCAGTGAGTCGCCCACGCAGGATGAGCTTGTCATGTATGGCGTCGTTGAGCCGACCAATGACGTGATTAAGACCGTCACGCGGGGCGTCGGTAAACGCGTGATTTTTCGTGACAGCAGCGATAAAGTGCTCGCCGATGTGATTATCGGTAACAAGGTACCCGACCGAGAGGAACTGCGTTATGTGCGGGTGAAGGGCGCAGAACCAGTTTACGTCGTTAAACTATCGGACGATAAGTTCTCGAGCGAATTCGGTGACTGGATAGAAAAGGATCTCCTCCAACTTAATCCCTGGGATATTCGTGATGTGCAATTGCACGATTACTCGTTCGATCCGGTGACGGCTGGCATCACCCCCCGATCGCAGGTCGTGCTTTCCTATGACGACTTAGGAAATCCCCGTTGGAAACTCGTCCGCGGCTTGATTTTTGACCTCGACAAAGGCACATGGACACCTCGCGAATTGGCCCAGGATGAAGAGCTCGACACAGCCAAGCTCGATGGATTGCGAACAGCACTGGACGATCTGAAAATCGTGGACGTGCGGCGCAAACCGCAAGGTATCAGCGCAAGCCTAAGCGCCGATGGATCAGTCAAAGCGAATAAAGAGACGGCCGCTTCCTTGAGTGAAGCAGGATTCTTCCTTGCATCGGCGCAGCAATTCTATCAGATCTTCCCAATGGTCGGCCAACGACAGATCAAACCCGGCGATGTGGAAGTGATTTCCAGCGAGGGAGAAGTTCGCGTCGGGATGAAGGATGGTGTGCGGTATCTCCTCCGGTTCGGTCGCGTTGTTGAGGGGCAGGGTGAAAGCACGGGGTCGGCGGGAGTCAACCGTTATCTCTTTGTGGTGGCGGAATTCGACCCTGAATTGATTCCGAAACCCGAGCTTCAGCCCCTTCCCGAACTACCCGCGGATAATGCGGGCAGTCCATCGCAACCGTCGGGACAGCAGTCTACTTCCAGCAGCGAGCAAAAAAGCACCATCACGGCGGAACAATCAAACGAAAAGTCGAGTGTAACCAGTCATTCCGGGGAACACTCCGCACCAGCAGACAGCGTTCAGACGTCCCCCGAAAACGCCCAAAAAACAGCCCAGGAGGCAAAAGAGGAGACCACGAAGCCCACACCTGATCAAGTGAAGTCCGATGCCTCGGCTCAAGGTAGCCAACAGGATGCCCAACCTCAGAAAAAGCCGGAGGACATCAAAGCTGAACGGGAGCGGATCGAAAAAGAGAATAAACGCAAGCAAGACGAATATCAGGAAAAACTTAAAAAGGGGCAGGAAAGAGTCACAGAACTCAATGCTCGTTTTGCAGATTGGTACTACATCATATCCGACGAAGTCTATCGCAAGATCCATCTCGGTCTGAGCGATATCATCAAAAAGAAAGAGCAACAGACTGAACAAAAGTCCGATCAGACCGGTGAGAAACAACCTGCGACCAGTGAAACAGACCAAAAGCCTGGTGAGCAATCTCCCGCGCAAAGTCCAGCAACTCCATCCGCAAGCAAACCTGAGACAGGAGAACAACAGCCCGCCAGTGGCAACCAACCTGACCAGCAACAGGCCCCGGAAACACCGGCAAAAACGGGGAATGATGCGGCTCCGTCTCAGCCGGCACAACAGCAAGGCCAGTCCGAAACACCTCGGCAAGGTGGACCTGCTTCAACAGCCAATTCCTCCGCGGAACAAAAGTAA
- a CDS encoding isocitrate/isopropylmalate dehydrogenase family protein, whose product MAHEVTLITGDGTGPELASAARRCVDATGVEIHWDVQEAGVDVMERTGTPLPEATMESIRRTRCALKAPITTPVGTGFRSINVYLRQELGLYACVRPCKYYPGVRTFFERVPVDLVIIRENTEDLYAGVEFERGQPNTAELISTINRLSTDRKVKTGPEETGISIKPISVSGTERIVRFAFRYARENNRRKVTAVHKANIMKFTDGLFLDVARRVAQEFPDIEFEDRIVDNMCMQLVQKPDLYDVLVLPNLYGDIISDLAAGLVGGLGVAPGANIGENGAVFEATHGSAPKYKGLNKVNPTALILSAVLMLRYLNEKEAADLLERAVAEVIREGKYVTYDLKPDRNDPTAVGTQEMADAICRKIEELRTTAK is encoded by the coding sequence ATGGCTCACGAGGTGACCCTCATTACCGGTGACGGAACCGGGCCGGAACTGGCCTCCGCTGCTCGTCGCTGTGTGGATGCCACGGGCGTCGAAATTCACTGGGATGTTCAGGAAGCCGGCGTGGACGTTATGGAAAGGACCGGGACCCCGCTCCCAGAGGCAACGATGGAGAGCATTCGCCGAACACGTTGCGCGTTAAAGGCCCCGATCACCACACCGGTCGGAACCGGATTCCGCAGTATCAACGTGTATCTCCGGCAGGAATTAGGGCTTTATGCATGCGTGCGTCCGTGCAAATACTATCCAGGGGTGCGGACGTTTTTCGAGCGGGTACCCGTGGACCTGGTGATCATTCGCGAGAACACGGAAGATCTCTATGCGGGGGTCGAATTTGAACGGGGCCAGCCAAATACCGCCGAACTGATCAGCACAATCAACCGCCTGTCCACTGATCGGAAAGTAAAGACCGGACCTGAGGAAACTGGCATTTCAATCAAGCCCATCAGCGTCTCCGGGACCGAGCGGATCGTGCGATTCGCCTTCCGGTATGCTCGAGAAAACAATCGCAGGAAGGTCACGGCCGTCCACAAGGCCAACATCATGAAATTCACCGACGGATTGTTCCTCGATGTGGCACGGCGGGTCGCCCAGGAGTTTCCGGATATCGAATTTGAGGACCGGATTGTGGACAACATGTGCATGCAGCTTGTCCAAAAGCCGGATCTGTATGATGTACTTGTCCTCCCCAATCTTTACGGAGACATCATCAGTGACCTGGCAGCCGGACTGGTGGGCGGACTGGGCGTGGCACCAGGAGCCAACATCGGAGAGAACGGCGCAGTCTTTGAGGCTACACATGGCAGCGCTCCAAAGTACAAGGGGCTCAACAAGGTCAATCCCACCGCACTCATTCTGTCGGCGGTTCTCATGCTCCGCTATCTGAACGAGAAGGAGGCCGCCGACCTGCTCGAACGGGCAGTGGCCGAGGTGATTCGGGAGGGGAAATACGTGACGTACGATCTCAAACCAGATCGCAATGACCCGACGGCGGTGGGAACCCAGGAAATGGCCGACGCAATCTGCCGAAAGATCGAGGAGCTACGAACGACGGCAAAATAG